The following proteins come from a genomic window of Salvia hispanica cultivar TCC Black 2014 chromosome 4, UniMelb_Shisp_WGS_1.0, whole genome shotgun sequence:
- the LOC125218780 gene encoding histidine kinase 5-like — MERPGGDEDMLEEVTINKEPNIVDFQRLMELTNYSDKGNWQLAELVKNWEFKQANVVRLLKEELDQLSKQQQEVELKKLEILEEHRFEKDRYGADKRPISILDQDAPERRKDDVVSQGEIVAIDAQYDSVVYWKQRAMHLEKLLEASLQREQVLVEKLQESIDSLESQSAPLEELSQVLKRDDNFLHFVLQNVPVVIGHQDKDVRYRFMFNHFPSLGEQDIIGKTDVEIFTGAGVKESQDFKREVLERGLPAKREITFETDLFGPKTFLIYVEPLFSKAGETIGVNYMGMEVTDQVRKREKMAKLREEIAVQKAKETELNKTIHITEETMRAKQMLATMSHEIRSPLSGVVSMMEILATTNLEKEQRQLLKVMLSSGDLVLQFINDILDLSKVESGVTKLEATKFRPREVVKLVLQVAEDVPIEVEGDVLRIQQILTNLISNAIKFTHEGKVGKNLYVVPEPSDVNERGSEKKSRDQSTLSANTNDNGHADNSPSYEEPELNNMSCDQNGDQMDQDKESRTKAEERVRCDVYDTGIGIPEHAMSTLFKKYGGTGLGLAICKQLVELIGGYLTVSSVEQHGSTFTFVLPVTPPQLLLKPSSRL; from the exons ATGGAGAGGCCCGGGGGAGATGAAGACATGTTGGAGGAGGTCACCATCAACAAAGAGCCCAACATCGTAGATTTCCAGAGGCTGATGGAGCTCACAAACTACAGTGACAAGGGTAACTGGCAGCTGGCCGAGTTGGTGAAGAATTGGGAGTTCAAGCAGGCGAACGTCGTGCGCCTCTTGAAAGAGGAGCTCGACCAGCTCAGCAAGCAGCAGCAGGAAGTGGAGCTCAAGAAGCTCGAGATATTGGAGGAGCATCGGTTTGAGAAGGACAGGTATGGTGCGGACAAGCGCCCTATCTCCATTCTTGACCAAGATGCTCCCGAGAGGAGGAAGGACGACGTCGTCTCCCAAGGGGAGATTGTGGCTATAGACGCACAGTATGACAGCGTTGTGTACTGGAAGCAGCGAGCAATGCATCTTGAGAAGCTTCTGGAAGCTAGCCTTCAAAGAGAGCAAGTGTTGGTGGAGAAATTGCAAGAGAGTATAGATAGTTTGGAGAGTCAGTCGGCTCCTTTGGAGGAGCTGTCTCAGGTCTTGAAGAGAGACGATAACTTCTTGCATTTCGTCCTCCAAAACGTCCCTGTTGTTATAGGCCACCAg GATAAGGATGTGCGTTATAGGTTCATGTTCAATCACTTCCCGAGCTTGGGAGAGCAG GACATCATAGGCAAAACGGACGTGGAGATTTTCACTGGCGCTGGCGTGAAGGAGTCCCAAGACTTCAAAAGGGAGGTTTTGGAACGCGGATTGCCTGCAAAGAGGGAGATCACGTTTGAAACGGACCTGTTTGGTCCGAAGACTTTCTTGATCTACGTGGAGCCTCTTTTCAGCAAGGCAGGAGAGACCATTGGTGTGAACTACATGGGAATGGAAGTCACTGATCAG GTCAGGAAAAGGGAGAAGATGGCAAAACTTAGAGAGGAGATTGCTGTGCAGAAGGCCAAGGAGACGGAGCTTAACAAGACGATCCATATCACAG AGGAGACAATGCGCGCGAAACAAATGCTGGCGACAATGTCTCATGAGATTAGGTCTCCTCTCTCCGGAGTTGTGAGCATGATGGAGATTCTTGCAACCACTAACCTTGAGAAAGAACAAAGGCAGCTGTTGAAGGTGATGTTGTCTTCTGGAGATTTGGTTCTACAGTTTATCAACGACATCCTCGATCTCTCCAAGGTGGAGTCAG gagttacgaaACTGGAGGCGACCAAGTTTAGGCCGAGGGAGGTAGTGAAGCTCGTGCTCCAGGTAGCAGAAGATGTCCCAATAGAG GTTGAAGGAGATGTGCTAAGGATTCAACAGATTCTTACTAACTTGATCAG TAATGCCATAAAATTCACTCATGAAGGAAAAGTTGGAAAAAATCTGTATGTGGTTCCAGAGCCGAGCGATGTAAACGAAAGAGGCTCGGAGAAGAAGTCTCGAGATCAATCGACTCTTTCAGCCAATACTAATGACAATGGACATGCTGATAACAGCCCTTCTTATGAAGAACCCGAGCTCAACAACATGTCCTGTGACCAAAATGGTGATCAAATGGATCAAGACAAGGAGAGTCGAACGAAGGCTGAGGAACGAGTCCGTTGTGATGTCTACGACACTGGCATTGGAATACCTG AGCATGCTATGTCGACTTTGTTCAAGAAATATGGTGGGACAGGATTAGGCCTTGCAATCTGTAAACAACTG GTTGAACTCATTGGAGGATATCTGACAGTGTCAAGTGTCGAGCAACACGGCTCTACTTTCACATTCGTGCTGCCAGTGACGCCGCCACAGCTGCTGCTAAAGCCAAGTTCGAGGCTGTAG